The following coding sequences are from one Pararge aegeria chromosome 13, ilParAegt1.1, whole genome shotgun sequence window:
- the LOC120628755 gene encoding O-acyltransferase like protein-like, with protein MFSKIVFYFVFTLIVEIGAQAGGMGGMVIDYASAFDHDLYDGVIDEDKCNEQLEFLLNSSSVSMLFQDASGKIPTGFLSGNLADLGDYHQCLGIKHVTRDMDIEGKYCMMQYPLKQNQENDTESSETETDLPNIVLPNITDIFPQLSNTTLEDIQQYRMVQRYAQMISGQPVVSRVIPVTFATALNMTIGTCVPKVCRPKQAIQFFQRRYLWNTNLRDANVTGEELFCRLPNDKPFSIADYLAVAIFTLIGAITVLSTSYDLYEINVLKKKSSEINPMYRCFSVYTNTKRFLTFNKVPGALECVDGIRAISMLWVIFGHTYCLTMLTFIQNVKAIKEWLTSFTSVWVNSAPITVDTFFLLSGILCVYTVVGKISRWRFITSVHMFYLYRILRILPLLATAILLQASLFHRMSDGPMWVNMGHMALMCRKRWWSALLHVQNYVKPSGICLYQTWYLSVDLQLYLFSPVVLVWLFGSPAVAWCVLFTVVLVAFVLSTTFSFLYNYSAALANPGRMDQFGDYFIDYYINTLTRAPPFFIGMMYGYLLLRCKGKKIRIKKILVWITWIFAFLLMAFCIFSTYPVMQEDFHLQMFDNFLNAYMRGIWAIAVGWLIFASVHGYGGPINWFLSLQMWKLPARLSYAMYLTHYPIMMVANGSMVSTYFFTDGNTIYRAMGDLAFTTVAAFVLSITIDAPFSTIQKLLLGEGGKKKPQKNAKVESQNDKIEDNATDEKSTL; from the exons ATGTTTTctaaaattgtgttttattttgtcttcACATTGATAGTGGAAATTGGAGCTCAAGCCGGCGGGATGGGTGGCATGGTCATAGACTACGCGAGTGCTTTCGACCACGATCTTTATGATGGAGTTATTGACGAGGATAAGTGCAACGAACAGTTAGAATTTTTGTTGAATAGTTCCAGTGTTTCTATGCttt TTCAAGATGCAAGTGGTAAAATCCCAACAGGATTCCTTTCGGGGAATCTAGCAGACTTAGGAGACTATCACCAATGCTTGGGCATAAAACATGTGACCAGAGATATGGATATAGAAGGCAAATACTGTATGATGCAGTATCCTCTCAAGCAGAACCAAGAAAATGATACAGAATCTTCAGAAACAGAGACTGATCTACCAAACATAGTCCTTCCAAACATTACTGATATTTTTCCGCAATTAAGTAATACTACTCTCGAAGATATACAACAATATAGAATGGTGCAAAGATATGCTCAAATGATTTCCGGTCAGCCTGTTGTATCTcg GGTGATCCCGGTCACTTTCGCAACAGCTTTGAACATGACCATAGGAACTTGTGTACCCAAAGTATGCAGACCCAAGCAAGCCATCCAGTTCTTTCAACGACGGTACTTATGGAACACTAACTTGCGGGATGCCAACGTGACTGGTGAAGAGCTCTTCTGTCGGCTGCCGAACGACAAACCGTTCAGCATAGCTGACTATTTAGCGGT agCAATTTTCACCCTTATCGGCGCAATCACAGTATTGAGTACTTCATACGATTTATATGAGATAAATGTATTAAAGAAGA AAAGCTCCGAAATAAACCCTATGTACAGATGTTTCTCCGTATACACGAACACGAAAAGATTCCTCACATTCAACAAAGTCCCCGGCGCTTTGGAATGCGTGGACGGAATCCGGGCTATTTCTATGTTATGGGTCATATTTGGTCACACCTACTGCCTCACAATGCTTACTTTTATACAGAATGTTAAAGCTATTAAAGAG TGGCTAACTTCTTTTACCAGCGTGTGGGTGAACTCTGCTCCTATAACAGTGGACACATTTTTCCTTCTCAGCGGAATTCTATGCGTCTATACTGTTGTTGGGAAAATTAGCCGAT gGCGTTTCATAACATCCGTGCACATGTTCTACCTTTACCGAATTCTCCGAATACTTCCTTTGCTGGCTACCGCAATACTGCTACAAGCTTCCCTGTTCCACCGGATGTCGGACGGCCCGATGTGGGTGAACATGGGCCACATGGCGCTCATGTGCAGGAAGCGTTGGTGGTCCGCGTTGTTGCATGTGCAGAATTACGTCAAGCCTAGCGGTATT TGTCTCTACCAAACTTGGTACTTATCAGTGGATCTGCAGCTGTATCTCTTCAGTCCTGTGGTACTCGTATGGCTGTTTGGGAGCCCGGCTGTAGCGTGGTGTGTTCTTTTTACTGTAGTACTGGTGGCTTTTGTACTATCCACTACATTCAGCTTCTTATACAATTATTCTGCAGCTTTAGCTAATCCCGG CCGCATGGATCAGTTCGGTGACTATTTTATTGACTATTACATAAACACTTTAACTCGAGCGCCACCTTTCTTTATTGGGATGATGTACGGATATTTGCTGCTGCGGTGTAAAGGAAAGAAGATTCGCATAAAAAAG aTACTAGTATGGATAACATGGATATTCGCCTTTCTCCTGATGGCGTTCTGCATATTCTCCACGTACCCGGTCATGCAGGAGGATTTCCACTTGCAGATGTTTGACAACTTCCTCAACGCTTACATGAGGGGAATCTGGGCTATTGCTGTGGGCTGGTTGATATTCGCTTCTGTTCATGGATATGGAg GTCCAATTAACTGGTTTCTTTCGCTACAAATGTGGAAGCTGCCGGCGCGGCTTTCCTACGCCATGTACCTGACGCACTACCCCATAATGATGGTCGCCAACGGCAGCATGGTCAGCACCTACTTTTTCACCGATGGCAACacg atatACAGAGCTATGGGAGATCTAGCGTTCACAACGGTAGCTGCGTTTGTGTTGTCGATAACAATAGATGCGCCATTTTCTACTATTCAGAAGTTACTTCTGGGGGAAGGAG gcAAGAAGAAACCTCAGAAAAATGCAAAAGTGGAATCTCAAAACGACAAAATTGAAGATAACGCTACAGATGAAAAAAGTACTTTATAG